The following are encoded together in the Gemmatimonadota bacterium genome:
- a CDS encoding SgcJ/EcaC family oxidoreductase, which translates to MHPKDLQDFAARYTDAWCSQDAASVAAFFAPDGLLTINGGSPNLGRVAITASAEGFMVAFPDLVVEMNGLDVDGERVVYRWTLTGTNTGPGGTGRRVRIKGSETWTFGPDALVARSVGAYDAADYHRQLHGAPAGA; encoded by the coding sequence ATGCATCCGAAGGACCTTCAGGACTTCGCCGCGCGCTACACCGACGCCTGGTGCAGCCAGGATGCCGCCAGCGTCGCCGCCTTCTTTGCCCCGGACGGCCTGCTCACCATCAATGGCGGCTCGCCCAACCTCGGCCGGGTGGCGATTACCGCCTCGGCTGAGGGGTTCATGGTCGCCTTTCCCGACCTGGTGGTCGAGATGAACGGGCTCGACGTCGATGGTGAACGCGTGGTGTATCGGTGGACGCTCACGGGGACCAACACCGGTCCGGGCGGCACGGGGCGGCGCGTGCGCATCAAGGGGTCCGAGACCTGGACCTTTGGCCCCGACGCCCTCGTGGCCCGCTCGGTGGGTGCGTACGACGCGGCCGACTACCATCGCCAGCTGCACGGCGCCCCCGCTGGCGCCTGA
- a CDS encoding NIPSNAP family protein, giving the protein MYRRLIITALFAAACSAPQSSPVSDSASAGATPTPTASAPADVAAGDRVFEIRTYTTLPGRLDALQARFRDHTMQIFEKHGMTNVGYWVPQDSARKDNTLIYIISHASRAQADRNWEAFDKDPEWQKVAAESEKDGKIIDKIESVYATATDYSPIK; this is encoded by the coding sequence ATGTACCGACGTCTCATTATCACCGCGCTGTTCGCGGCCGCATGCTCCGCCCCGCAGTCGTCGCCTGTGTCCGACTCGGCTTCGGCGGGCGCGACCCCCACCCCGACTGCGTCGGCGCCTGCGGACGTTGCGGCTGGCGACCGCGTCTTCGAGATCCGCACCTACACCACGCTCCCCGGGCGACTCGACGCGCTGCAGGCGCGCTTCCGCGACCACACGATGCAGATCTTCGAGAAGCATGGGATGACGAATGTGGGCTACTGGGTCCCGCAGGACTCGGCCCGCAAGGACAACACGCTCATCTACATCATCTCCCACGCCAGTCGCGCCCAGGCCGACAGGAACTGGGAGGCGTTCGACAAGGACCCGGAATGGCAGAAGGTCGCGGCCGAATCGGAGAAGGACGGGAAGATCATCGACAAGATCGAGAGCGTGTACGCCACCGCCACCGACTACTCGCCCATCAAATAG
- a CDS encoding GNAT family N-acetyltransferase produces MLPVVGPPVSDHPAPRPAHVTLEGRFGRLRPIDPARDTARLYALSHGAEREALWAYLFTGPYADPQDFEAHVVTIAASLHDPVYWAVADRNDDAVGWLSLMRIDTRHRVIEVGSILYTPAMQRTALATEAQYLLARHVFDDLGYRRYEWKCNDLNAPSKRSAVRFGFTYEGLFRQHMIVKGRNRDTAWFAMLDHEWPAKKWREGGWRHSVMDDKVGAVN; encoded by the coding sequence ATGCTTCCCGTCGTTGGTCCTCCAGTGTCCGATCACCCCGCGCCGCGACCGGCGCACGTCACGCTCGAGGGGCGTTTCGGGCGCCTGCGCCCGATCGACCCGGCGCGCGACACTGCACGCCTCTACGCGCTGTCACACGGCGCGGAGCGGGAGGCGTTGTGGGCCTATCTCTTCACCGGTCCGTATGCCGACCCGCAGGACTTCGAGGCCCACGTCGTCACCATCGCGGCCAGCCTTCACGATCCGGTCTACTGGGCCGTGGCTGACCGGAACGACGACGCGGTCGGGTGGCTCTCGCTCATGCGCATCGACACGCGGCATCGCGTGATCGAGGTCGGCTCGATCCTGTACACGCCGGCGATGCAGCGCACCGCACTGGCCACCGAGGCGCAGTACCTGCTCGCGCGCCACGTCTTCGACGACCTGGGCTATCGGCGCTACGAGTGGAAATGCAACGACCTCAATGCACCCTCCAAGCGTTCGGCCGTCCGTTTCGGCTTCACGTATGAAGGGCTGTTCCGGCAGCACATGATCGTGAAGGGGCGGAACCGCGACACCGCGTGGTTCGCGATGCTCGACCACGAGTGGCCGGCGAAGAAGTGGCGTGAGGGTGGCTGGCGCCATTCGGTGATGGACGACAAGGTTGGGGCGGTGAACTGA
- a CDS encoding beta-lactamase family protein, with the protein MTRLIAAALAAGTLATAIDGGAQPSRPAAGPSAASIDSIFARYDHTNTPGCAVGVYRDDRIVFGRGYGMADLNQGVPIGTSTVFYIASTSKQFAAASIALLAEDGTISLTDPVRKWIPELPAYTQPITIDHLVHHTSGIRDYLGLWALSGRSIADEIPQEMALEMIARQHALDFQPGMRYSYSNSGYLLLSEIVKRASGKSLRDLAAERIFAPLGMSSTQFHDLNTRIVARRAEGYQPSGAGGFEIVRTSFALAGDGGLLTTIEDLRKWDSNFYANRLGKRDAAFTTRLTTAPSTPLGSGRPQTYAFGLMPTTYRGLPVVDHGGAFIGFRADLLRFPTEHFSVAVLCNDYTATPEQLARRVADKYLADRLSPVVAATEGAAAGVAVAADRLDRWAGRYEVLPGIVATIAREGTGMVISLMGARLPLAPTSDSTFRAAEATDSVVFSNTPAGPTVRVTQFDMPAPALRLAAPPTLTAATAAAFAGRYASAELDSWAVIQQDGTALKVRMRYGPWMPLMPMAPDVFGVPAGAKVAFTRDKRGTVTGFALSQARTNNVGFTRQP; encoded by the coding sequence ATGACACGCCTGATTGCCGCCGCCTTGGCCGCCGGGACGCTTGCCACTGCCATCGACGGGGGCGCGCAGCCTTCGCGTCCCGCCGCCGGCCCGTCAGCGGCGTCGATCGACTCGATCTTCGCCCGCTACGATCACACCAACACCCCCGGCTGCGCCGTCGGCGTCTATCGCGATGACCGCATCGTCTTCGGGCGCGGCTACGGGATGGCCGACCTCAATCAGGGGGTGCCGATCGGGACGAGCACGGTCTTCTACATCGCGTCGACGTCCAAGCAGTTCGCGGCCGCGAGCATCGCGCTGCTGGCCGAGGACGGGACGATCTCGCTCACCGATCCGGTGCGGAAGTGGATCCCGGAATTGCCGGCGTACACGCAGCCGATCACGATCGACCACCTGGTGCACCACACCAGCGGTATTCGCGACTATCTCGGGCTGTGGGCGCTGTCTGGGCGCAGCATCGCCGACGAGATCCCGCAGGAGATGGCCCTCGAGATGATCGCCCGGCAGCACGCGCTCGACTTCCAGCCGGGGATGCGCTACTCGTACTCCAACTCCGGCTACTTGCTGCTGTCGGAGATCGTGAAGCGCGCGAGCGGGAAGTCGCTGCGTGATCTCGCGGCCGAGCGGATCTTTGCGCCGCTGGGCATGTCGAGCACGCAGTTCCACGACCTCAACACGCGAATCGTCGCGCGGCGGGCCGAAGGCTACCAGCCGAGCGGTGCCGGCGGCTTCGAGATCGTGCGCACCAGCTTCGCGCTCGCTGGTGATGGCGGGTTGCTGACGACGATCGAGGACCTGCGGAAGTGGGACAGCAACTTCTACGCGAACCGGCTGGGGAAGCGAGACGCCGCGTTCACCACCCGGCTCACGACCGCACCGTCGACGCCGTTAGGCAGCGGCCGGCCGCAGACGTATGCCTTCGGCCTGATGCCGACGACGTATCGCGGACTCCCGGTCGTCGACCACGGCGGCGCCTTCATCGGCTTCCGGGCCGACCTCCTGCGCTTCCCGACCGAACACTTCTCCGTCGCGGTGCTGTGCAACGACTACACGGCGACGCCGGAGCAGTTGGCGCGACGGGTGGCCGACAAGTACCTCGCCGATCGCCTGAGTCCAGTCGTGGCGGCGACGGAGGGAGCAGCGGCGGGGGTCGCCGTGGCGGCGGACCGACTGGATCGCTGGGCCGGACGCTACGAGGTGCTGCCGGGGATCGTGGCGACCATCGCCCGTGAGGGGACCGGAATGGTGATCAGCCTGATGGGGGCGCGTTTGCCGCTGGCGCCGACATCGGACTCCACGTTTCGCGCGGCCGAAGCCACCGATTCCGTCGTCTTCTCGAACACCCCCGCCGGCCCCACCGTGCGCGTGACGCAGTTCGACATGCCCGCACCGGCGTTGCGCCTGGCGGCTCCCCCCACGCTCACGGCGGCCACGGCGGCGGCCTTCGCCGGGCGATATGCCAGCGCCGAACTCGACTCCTGGGCGGTGATCCAGCAGGACGGGACGGCGCTGAAGGTGCGCATGCGCTACGGCCCATGGATGCCGCTCATGCCCATGGCCCCCGACGTGTTCGGCGTCCCGGCAGGGGCCAAGGTCGCCTTCACGCGCGACAAGCGGGGGACGGTCACTGGATTCGCCTTGAGCCAGGCGCGCACCAACAACGTGGGCTTCACGCGACAGCCGTAG
- a CDS encoding PQQ-dependent dehydrogenase, methanol/ethanol family, producing the protein MRTLSVTTARRLCSAAVLLSAVACKGEGGNAGSAASATPSAGAISPERLRQADAEPGQWMSLGRTSKGERFSPLTTISDTNAAKLGFAWEYTARTRRGRVEHGQEATPIVVDGVLYASGPWGAVYAVDAKTGAEKWRYDPEADGRYNRRACCDVVSRGLQVWRGRVYVATIDGYLVALDAASGKQLWRSDTFIDRETRFYSITGAPQVAGDVVVIGNSGGEFGVRGYITAYDLQSGAQKWRFFTVPGDPAKGAPEDKAMEAALKTWGPKTDWASGLGGTVWGEMTYDPELNLLYVGTGNSTPYAGWHRDPSRGDNLYLVSILAIDPSNGALKWHYQQVPWELWDYTASANMILADLTIEGRPRKVLMQAPKNGIYYVLDRETGAFVSGKPFVFANWLTGFDSAGRPAINPAAVYEKGPALVFPTQAGGHNWQPMAYSPKTGLTYIPAREQGMLMFGEPTYKWTKGKANMGAGAMLGFTLDQVGPAERKLVEDARRKDPKLPLPATQEVLIAWDPIAQQEKWRVPLGDKDWAGGGVLTTAGNLVIQGKSDGHLVVYRADNGTKLHDIEVGTAIMAAPISYEIDGEQYIAVLAGFGGALAPMYPLGSAPYTYQNYGRILAFKLGGGATPLPPKRQVLATPEPPTLAFYSDSLADRGGALFGTSCAFCHLARGDAQLSAYPDLHRLTPQVHAAFDSIVTGGKLQSSGMSSFADVFSPGDVQAIHAYVLREQRKLWEEERKKSGAAPASPPDKPVGTGRPR; encoded by the coding sequence GTGCGCACGCTGTCCGTCACCACCGCTCGCCGCCTCTGCTCCGCGGCCGTTCTCCTCAGCGCTGTCGCGTGCAAGGGCGAGGGCGGGAACGCCGGGAGCGCCGCGAGCGCGACACCCTCCGCCGGCGCCATCTCGCCCGAGCGCCTGCGTCAGGCCGACGCCGAGCCGGGACAGTGGATGAGCCTCGGGCGCACCTCCAAGGGCGAGCGCTTCTCACCGCTCACCACCATCTCCGACACCAACGCCGCGAAGCTCGGCTTCGCGTGGGAGTACACGGCACGCACTCGGCGCGGGCGTGTGGAGCATGGCCAGGAAGCGACGCCGATCGTGGTCGATGGGGTGCTCTATGCGTCGGGGCCGTGGGGGGCGGTGTATGCGGTAGACGCGAAGACCGGCGCCGAGAAGTGGCGCTACGATCCCGAGGCCGATGGCCGCTACAACCGGCGCGCCTGCTGCGATGTGGTGAGCCGCGGGCTGCAGGTGTGGCGCGGGCGCGTGTACGTGGCCACGATCGACGGCTATCTCGTCGCCCTCGATGCGGCCAGCGGCAAGCAACTCTGGCGCAGCGACACCTTCATCGATCGCGAGACGCGCTTCTATTCGATCACCGGCGCGCCGCAGGTGGCCGGCGACGTGGTCGTCATCGGCAACAGCGGCGGCGAGTTCGGCGTGCGAGGCTACATCACCGCGTACGACCTGCAGAGCGGGGCGCAGAAGTGGCGCTTCTTCACCGTCCCGGGTGACCCGGCCAAGGGCGCGCCGGAGGACAAGGCGATGGAGGCGGCGCTCAAGACCTGGGGGCCCAAGACCGACTGGGCCTCGGGGCTGGGCGGGACGGTGTGGGGCGAGATGACCTACGATCCCGAACTCAACCTGCTGTACGTGGGGACGGGGAACAGCACCCCCTACGCCGGGTGGCATCGCGATCCCTCGCGCGGCGACAACCTGTACCTCGTCTCGATTCTCGCCATCGATCCGTCGAACGGGGCGCTCAAGTGGCACTACCAGCAAGTGCCGTGGGAGCTGTGGGACTACACGGCGTCTGCCAACATGATCCTCGCCGATCTCACGATCGAGGGACGGCCGCGCAAGGTCCTCATGCAGGCGCCCAAGAACGGGATCTACTACGTCCTCGATCGCGAGACGGGGGCCTTCGTCTCGGGCAAGCCGTTTGTCTTTGCCAACTGGCTCACCGGCTTCGATTCGGCGGGACGCCCGGCGATCAACCCGGCGGCGGTGTACGAGAAGGGGCCGGCGCTGGTCTTCCCCACGCAGGCCGGCGGGCACAACTGGCAGCCGATGGCCTACAGTCCGAAAACAGGTTTGACCTACATCCCGGCCCGCGAACAGGGGATGCTGATGTTCGGCGAGCCCACCTACAAGTGGACGAAGGGGAAGGCGAACATGGGGGCGGGGGCCATGCTCGGCTTCACGCTCGACCAGGTGGGCCCCGCCGAGCGCAAGCTCGTGGAAGACGCGCGTCGCAAGGACCCCAAACTCCCGCTGCCGGCCACGCAGGAAGTCCTCATCGCCTGGGACCCCATCGCGCAGCAGGAGAAGTGGCGCGTCCCGCTTGGCGACAAGGACTGGGCCGGGGGCGGCGTGCTCACGACGGCGGGAAACCTCGTGATCCAGGGGAAGTCCGACGGGCACCTCGTGGTCTATCGCGCCGACAACGGCACCAAGCTGCACGACATCGAGGTGGGGACGGCGATCATGGCGGCCCCCATCTCGTACGAGATCGATGGTGAGCAGTACATCGCGGTCCTGGCCGGCTTCGGCGGTGCGCTCGCGCCGATGTACCCCCTTGGTTCGGCCCCCTACACGTACCAGAACTACGGGCGCATCCTCGCCTTCAAGCTCGGGGGCGGGGCCACGCCGCTGCCGCCGAAGCGCCAGGTGCTGGCAACGCCCGAGCCTCCCACGCTCGCCTTCTACTCCGATTCGCTCGCCGACCGCGGCGGGGCGCTGTTCGGCACGTCGTGCGCCTTCTGTCATCTGGCGCGCGGCGACGCGCAGCTCAGCGCGTATCCCGACCTGCATCGCCTAACGCCGCAGGTGCATGCCGCCTTCGATTCCATCGTCACCGGTGGCAAGCTCCAGTCCAGCGGGATGTCGAGCTTCGCCGACGTCTTCTCGCCGGGGGATGTGCAGGCGATCCATGCCTACGTGCTGCGCGAACAGCGCAAGCTCTGGGAAGAGGAACGCAAGAAGAGCGGCGCGGCGCCTGCAAGCCCGCCGGACAAGCCGGTCGGCACCGGCCGGCCACGCTAA